The nucleotide sequence CCTCATTAGGTAAACAAGAATGTGATGTTCCTTTTTTTCTCGCAGAGAGCGGAATGTCTACAAAAGCTCCTGACTCTATGAAGAACTTAAATCTTTCACCAAAATAAACTCTTGCATTCAAAGGAATAGAAAACCAGTTAAAACTATACTTTATATCTGTTGTATGTGCATAATGTCCACCATACATTCTATTTTTTGTTTGAGTGGTTTTATTATACTCTAGGCCAAATATAAGCTTCACCTTTTTGGACATAAGAAACGTCTGGTAAAGTCCCAATCCAAAACCATTGCCATTCTCAGTATTCTGATCTTTAAGGTTGGTTCTATTAAAAGAAACCATCACTTCTACAGAGTTTTCTGACTCTTCTTTCTGAGCCCATAAGACACCTGTGTAAAAGGTGAGTATGAATAGAATAATAGCATTTCTCATATTAATAATTTCATGACCACTCCTCATCTGTAGAATACTTTTGAATATTATTATAATGTCAAATTATATTTGCTCCAAGTGTTTTATACCTATTTAATATCGAAATGAGGCTTTGGTTCAATTCCTCCCAAAGCCTTTTTCTCAATACTTTTCTGTGTTTACTTAACTCATCCCAAATATAGAAATTATCAGTTACCGTATAACAATGAAAATATAGTATAAAAAAAGAGCGACCCAAATAGGTCGCTCCCACATATATATATATATTATGTTTTTGATCTCGATTATTTCACGATAGTCAACTCGTCGATAATGTTTTGTGCACCACCTAATTTGTCGATGATGAATAATACATAACGAGCATCTACGTTGATAGTTCTTTGCAATTTAGGATCGAAAGCAATATCACCACTCATGGCTTCCCAGTTACCATCGAAAGCTAATCCGATTAAGTTACCATGAGCATCCATAATTGGACTTCCTGAGTTACCACCTGTAATGTCATTATTACTTAAGAAAGCAACTGGCATCTCACCTTTTTTATTGGCATAAGGACCAAAGTCTTTAGCTAAAATCAATTCTTTTAGTTTAGCTGGAACTACGAATTCAGGATTTGTAGGATCTTCTTTTTGAAGAATACCATCAGTAGTAGTATAATATTTGAACTCCTCAGCGTCAGCTGGGCTATATCCACCTACAGTACCATAAGTTAAACGCATGGTGAAGTTAGCATCAGGATAATATTTTGTATTTGGATTTTGTTCTCTTAAACCAGCAACGAATAAACGGTTTGCTTTAGCCATTTTATCAGCAACAGGCATAGCCATTGGCTTGATAGACATATAAGTCTCAAAGAAACCATTCCAAATTTGAATAGCAGGGTCATTATTAATCGCATCAGCTGTAGGATTGTCTAATAGCGCTTCAACGCTTGCTGCATCAGCAAAATGTGTAGCTCTGAAAAGGTCACCAGCCCAAGCTATAAAGTTACCTTGGTATTTCTTAGCATTCTCAACAAGAACAGTAG is from Lentimicrobium sp. L6 and encodes:
- a CDS encoding outer membrane beta-barrel protein produces the protein MRSGHEIINMRNAIILFILTFYTGVLWAQKEESENSVEVMVSFNRTNLKDQNTENGNGFGLGLYQTFLMSKKVKLIFGLEYNKTTQTKNRMYGGHYAHTTDIKYSFNWFSIPLNARVYFGERFKFFIESGAFVDIPLSARKKGTSHSCLPNEEGHPEYKTNDFDEKASQIRTNLGLSVGLGFMIPISNTTLIIKSDYRYGLRPIHEYYDKITNKYYRISVGMKI